In Macadamia integrifolia cultivar HAES 741 chromosome 13, SCU_Mint_v3, whole genome shotgun sequence, one DNA window encodes the following:
- the LOC122059351 gene encoding cytochrome P450 71B10-like produces MISPTSTIMPQWLLIPLVALLPLILILKSKQVRRTNIPPGPPKLPIIGNLHQLGELPFRSLWELSKEFGPIMQLQLGRMPTLVVSSAELASEILKSHDLESCSRPDLKGTRRLSYNFLDIAFGPYTECWREMRKLTVLELFSVKRVQSFRFIREEEVSEMMSLISKSSSSATPINLNEMFFNLTDEIICRVAFGKSYKGRDFDDGRFGDAIKEAVAILGSFSAADFFPYIGWILDRFTGIHGRQEKCFLEFDHFYQNVIDEHLKNERDGSEQEDMIDVLLKVGQDQKGGGSLSNDHIKGMLMNIFLGAVDTSAVVLEWAMTELVKNPEVMMKLQDEIRSTVVKKGKVVEEDIEQLKFLKMVVKETLRLHSPVPLLIPRETMQHFTIKGYDIYPKTRVLVNVWAIGRDPKYWNKPEEFMPERFMDSSIDFKGTHFMLLPFGAGRRICPGMHMGIATVELTLANLMYAFDWGLPNGMKKEDIDVDETSGLLARKKSPIYLVPIEQNFNSISI; encoded by the exons ATGATTTCTCCGACCTCCACCATCATGCCACAGTGGCTTCTCATCCCCCTCGTAGCTCTCCTTCCGTTGATACTGATTCTGAAGAGCAAACAAGTGAGAAGAACCAACATTCCTCCTGGCCCTCCTAAGCTTCCCATCATAGGTAACCTGCACCAACTTGGTGAGCTTCCATTCCGCTCTCTATGGGAACTGTCCAAGGAATTTGGTCCAATCATGCAATTACAACTTGGGAGAATGCCTACATTAGTTGTCTCATCTGCTGAATTGGCAAGTGAGATCCTGAAGTCTCATGATCTTGAAAGTTGCAGTAGACCTGACTTGAAGGGAACTAGGAGGCTCTCATACAACTTCTTAGACATTGCTTTTGGGCCTTACACTGAGTGCTGGAGAGAGATGAGGAAGCTCACAGTTCTTGAGCTCTTCAGTGTCAAGAGGGTGCAATCTTTTCGTTtcattagagaagaagaagtttctgaaatgatgagcttaatttcaaaatcttcttcttctgcaactCCTATTAATCTGAATGAGATGTTCTTTAACCTAACTGATGAAATAATTTGTAGGGTTGCTTTTGGTAAGAGTTACAAAGGGAGGGATTTTGATGATGGGAGATTTGGAGATGCTATTAAAGAAGCCGTTGCTATTTTGGGTAGCTTCTCTGCTGCCGATTTTTTCCCTTATATAGGGTGGATCTTGGACAGGTTCACTGGCATCCATGGAAGGCAGGAGAAGTGCTTCCTTGAATTTGATCATTTCTACCAAAACGTGATTGATGAACATCTCAAGAATGAGAGAGATGGATCAGAGCAGGAAGACATGATTGATGTCTTGCTCAAAGTAGGACAAGATCAAAAAGGTGGAGGTTCTCTCTCCAATGACCATATCAAAGGAATGCTCATG aatatATTCTTAGGTGCAGTAGACACTAGCGCTGTTGTGTTAGAATGGGCAATGACAGAGCTTGTTAAGAACCCAGAAGTGATGATGAAATTACAGGATGAGATTAGAAGCACTGtcgtaaagaaaggaaaagttgttgaagaagatatcgAACAACTTAAATTCCTCAAAATGGTGGTAAAGGAGACTCTAAGATTGCATTCTCCAGTCCCTCTATTAATCCCAAGAGAAACCATGCAACATTTTACCATTAAAGGATATGACATTTACCCCAAAACAAGGGTACTAGTGAATGTATGGGCAATCGGGAGAGATCCAAAATATTGGAATAAACCAGAAGAGTTCATGCCAGAGAGGTTCATGGATAGCTCAATCGATTTTAAGGGAACACATTTTATGTTACTACCATTTGGAGCAGGTCGAAGAATTTGTCCTGGGATGCACATGGGTATTGCAACTGTTGAACTAACACTTGCAAATCTTATGTATGCCTTTGATTGGGGTCTTCCTAATGGGATGAAGAAGGAAGATATAGACGTGGATGAGACTTCAGGTCTTCTTGCTCGTAAGAAATCTCCTATTTATCTTGTGCCAATTGAAcagaattttaactcaattAGTATTTGA